The segment AATCTTGCCCGCCGGCACTAGATGCAGAAATCTGCACGAAAAGAACGAAGCTCCTGTTTCTATTCTTAAATTTATTTTGAAAGTCAGAAAAATAATCTGCCAAAGAAAATGGAGCGTATGGTATAATAACCGCGGAGCGGTTATTATACCTGCGCCGAGCCGCTGGCGCCCGAAGGGAGCCAAAACACTATTGCGGCGAGTGCGCATCCCTCGGAGAGATACATATCCGGAGGATATGGTACAATAGCGAGGAAAGCGCATGCCATGCTTGCATGAGCATGCATTTGCCGAGCGGCCCATCGAGACGCTAGTCGAGATGGCATAATGACCGCGGAGCGGGCATTATACCTGCGCATTCCTGTTTCAGCATTTACTGCTGAGAGCCGGGCAGACGCCTGGTCAAACCGAAGAGAAGGGGGCAGACAGTATGACTACGAAATATATGCTTATACAGTTGATTGGATTTGCCGGAACTTTGCTGTTCTTTTTTTCTTACCAGTGCAAGAGCAACCGCAACCTGTTCCGTGTACAGTTCCTATCTTATTTTATTTATACAGTTCACCTGATACTTCTGGGTGCCATGACAGGAGGGGTGAGCTATATCATCAATACCTTCCGTTCTCTGTGCCTGGGAGGAAGGTGGAAGTTTGCCAAAGGCTGGGGGATGTGTATTGGAATCTGTGTCCTTCAGTTTCTAGCCCTTGTTTTTACGTGGTCGGGATGGATATCCATTTTGCCGATTGCTGCAAATATTGCGTCGACAATTGCAGGATATTCACATAATCCCCGCAAAATCAGAGTAGTGGGTATGTTTATCAACTCACCCCTCTGGATTATCTACAATTTCATGTCCGGTTCTCTGGCGGGTATCCTTGACGAGATAGTGACTGAAATTTCTCTGGTCATTTCCGTCTTTCGGTTTGGGTGGAAGTCTCTGGACCGGGTTGAGGATTAAATAAGAGCCGTCTTTCATTTCGGAGGCAGCCATCCCCAAAAGTGCCGTTTTACAGTCCGTATCAGGAGGTTGATATTGATATTATGAGTGATGCAAACATCTATCTGTCCGACGAAGAAAAGCAGGCCTTTCTGGCTTCCCTCCCCTTTTACAGCCGTCTGTCCGGCAATGAGAGGGCGCTGCTATCAGAGCGCCTCCTCCTCTCCCGCTATCCGGCCGGCAGCTCTATCTGCTCCCTGGAAGCCCAGTGCCTTGGCACTGTCTTTGTCAAAAAGGGGATCCTGCGCCTGTACCTGCTCTCCGGCGACGGGAGAGAGGCCACCATCTGCCGCCTGCGCGACGGGGAGGTATGCCTTCTGTCCGCCTCCTGCCTGATGTCTGCCGTCACTTTCGATGTACAGATCGAGGCAGAAACAGACTGCGAGCTCTATATCATCCCCTCCTCTGCTTTCGCCATTCTGATGAACGCCAACATCTTTGTAGAAAATTTCGCCTACAAATCCATGACCGAACGGTTTTCTGACGTGGTGGCGGCCATGGAGCGGATGTTCTTCATGAGCCTCAGGCAGCGCATCGCTGCCTTCCTTTTAGACGAGGCGGCCGCCCAGAGGCAGGACTGCCTGTCCCTTACCCAGGAACAGCTGGCCAGAGCCATCGGAAGCGCCAGGGAAGCTGTCAGCCGCAATTTGAAACAGATGGGTTCCGAAGGACTGATCCAGGTGTCCAGAGGCCAGATCTGTATTCTGAATAAGCCCGCCCTCTACGCTGCCGTCCAGCAGCAGAAATAGTCTTTGCAGGCAGCCATCCGGCTGCCTTTTGTTTTACGGTTCAGCATTATAGTTTCAGCGGTCCATAGAAGTAGGAAGCTGTGGCACCTCCGTCTATGAGAAAATCGGCTCCCGTGATAAAGGCACCCCTGTCACTCATAAGAAGCTCCGCCACATTTGCCACCTCGTCTGCCGTGCCTGGTCTGCCGGCAGGGCATTTAGCAAACATATTCCTGTAAAAGTCTCCCCGGGGACCGTTCAGTTCGTCCAGGGCAAGAGGGGTGACGATAATTCCGGGAGAAATCGAGTTGATACGCGCTCCCCTCCGGCCCCATTTTACAGATTCTGCCATGACACGCTTTTCGTTGCAGCGCTTCGCAAGCTGATAGGCGTGAAGCGTATCCCTGATATACTCCGGCTGTAAAATGGCAAGCGACAGGAGTTCCTCTGCGGGAGTGCAGGCGAGCTGCTCATCCTCCTCGGGGGTAAGCTGTTTCATCCGGTGTCCGGACTGGCTTGAAATGGTTACACCCACACCTCCCGGCGCAATCACGTTTCCCACTTCTTCCAGAAGAACAGCCGTCCCATACAAGTCCACTTTCAAAATGGCCTCCACAGAGGCCTGGCTTGGAGACACACCGGCAGCGTTGACCAGCATGGTGATTTCTCCATGCTTTTGCGCCTCGGCAATCATTGACAGGACAGAGGGCCTTGACGACAGATCCATCTCCACAGGCAGAGCGTCAAAGCCCGCCCCATTCATGGTCTCTGCAGCCATCCGGGCATTTTCTGCCTTCTTATCTCCGACAATAATCTTTTTCCCGTATCCCATGCGGCGGGCAATGGCCATACCGATCTGTCCCGCGCCTGCTAAAATCATCACATCTTTTTTCATAGCTGGCTTCCTTTCTTC is part of the Clostridium sp. M62/1 genome and harbors:
- a CDS encoding Crp/Fnr family transcriptional regulator, coding for MSDANIYLSDEEKQAFLASLPFYSRLSGNERALLSERLLLSRYPAGSSICSLEAQCLGTVFVKKGILRLYLLSGDGREATICRLRDGEVCLLSASCLMSAVTFDVQIEAETDCELYIIPSSAFAILMNANIFVENFAYKSMTERFSDVVAAMERMFFMSLRQRIAAFLLDEAAAQRQDCLSLTQEQLARAIGSAREAVSRNLKQMGSEGLIQVSRGQICILNKPALYAAVQQQK
- a CDS encoding SDR family oxidoreductase, which translates into the protein MKKDVMILAGAGQIGMAIARRMGYGKKIIVGDKKAENARMAAETMNGAGFDALPVEMDLSSRPSVLSMIAEAQKHGEITMLVNAAGVSPSQASVEAILKVDLYGTAVLLEEVGNVIAPGGVGVTISSQSGHRMKQLTPEEDEQLACTPAEELLSLAILQPEYIRDTLHAYQLAKRCNEKRVMAESVKWGRRGARINSISPGIIVTPLALDELNGPRGDFYRNMFAKCPAGRPGTADEVANVAELLMSDRGAFITGADFLIDGGATASYFYGPLKL
- a CDS encoding YgjV family protein: MTTKYMLIQLIGFAGTLLFFFSYQCKSNRNLFRVQFLSYFIYTVHLILLGAMTGGVSYIINTFRSLCLGGRWKFAKGWGMCIGICVLQFLALVFTWSGWISILPIAANIASTIAGYSHNPRKIRVVGMFINSPLWIIYNFMSGSLAGILDEIVTEISLVISVFRFGWKSLDRVED